One window from the genome of Anopheles merus strain MAF chromosome 3R, AmerM5.1, whole genome shotgun sequence encodes:
- the LOC121596701 gene encoding mucin-2-like isoform X1, whose product MRKIWLLASVVLAFLDFVKSQEVARTLYSTRYDNLDIDTILASNRLVTNYVDCLLSRKPCPPEGKDLKRILPEALRTKCARCSPIQKENALKIITRLYYDYPDQYRALRERWDPSGEYHRRFEEYLRGLQFNQIGGSNGGSGVGNTVVSGGNDRPVRNDLDRQPATQSSNVQAIVIDPTLAGQPIGNVNTLPPSPPTPPAAAVAPAVTERPRPPALVAQILFPTTTDTSNTTTTTTTTTTTTTTTTINTTDTTTTSTSTSNSGPVELTSIAASAPAPSNSVTSSSNLISPSGGTVLAASTSDPLALLPLSSDVGTEQDSTATAGPVVPVPIPQELPRPLAIATTVGQSLQPGATTPFTGTVRPDEVSAVPLWLGAQLAQQQILPARPAEESFADGGAGIQNLGTAGTGYQLPLASMYGGTVPTTTAGRVEPRPTSADNNGLDELPTAPPPVVVNRFGDDDANGRPSVAPAVPVVPTTTTTTARPTTTVRQTRPATRQTTTRNTQRTTTRFAANQPLPPSPIVGLWNQLGTKIADTADAIAGMLKKTVDVLVTSHIQSHQRALRRIQ is encoded by the exons ATGCGTAAAATTTGGCTCCTCGCCAGCGTCGTGCTGGCGTTTCTCGACTTTGTCAAATCACAGGAAGTGGCTCGGACACTCTACAGTACAAG ATACGACAACCTGGACATTGACACCATTTTGGCCAGCAATCGGCTGGTTACGAACTACGTCGACTGTTTGCTCAGCCGCAAACCGTGCCCGCCGGAAGGCAAGGATCTGAAAC GTATTCTGCCCGAGGCACTACGCACCAAGTGTGCCCGCTGCTCGCCGATCCAGAAGGAGAACGCACTGAAAATCATCACCCGCCTGTACTACGACTACCCGGACCAGTACCGTGCACTGCGGGAGCGCTGGGATCCTTCCGGAGAGTATCATCGTCGGTTCGAGGAGTACCTGCGCGGGCTGCAGTTCAATCAGATTGGCGGCAGCAACGGTGGTTCGGGCGTTGGTAATACGGTAGTGAGTGGTGGTAACGATAGGCCGGTAAGAAATGACCTCGATCGACAGCCCGCAACACAGAGCAGCAATGTGCAGGCGATAGTGATTGATCCGACGCTGGCCGGCCAGCCGATTGGCAATGTGAATACGCTACCTCCCTctccaccaacaccaccggcGGCGGCTGTTGCGCCAGCTGTGACCGAACGACCTAGGCCTCCGGCACTGGTAGCACAAATTTTATTCCCTACCACTACCGACACTAGCaacactaccactactactaccactactactactactactactactaccaccatcaACACCACCGACACAACTACCACCTCTACTAGTACCTCCAATTCTGGCCCAGTAGAACTCACCAGTATTGCGGCGAGTGCGCCCGCTCCCTCTAATAGCGTTACATCTTCTAGTAATCTAATTAGTCCTTCGGGTGGTACGGTCCTGGCGGCGAGTACTAGCGATCCTCTtgctcttcttcctctttcttcTGACGTCGGGACCGAGCAGGACTCGACGGCAACGGCCGGACCCGTAGTACCGGTACCG ATTCCGCAAGAGCTTCCACGGCCGCTCGCCATCGCTACCACGGTCGGTCAATCGCTGCAGCCAGGCGCAACCACACCATTCACGGGCACGGTTCGGCCGGACGAAGTTTCAGCAGTACCATTATGGCTGGGAGCACAATTGGCACAGCAACAAATTCTCCCAGCTCGTCCGGCCGAGGAGTCGTTCGCTGATGGAGGAGCAGGGATTCAAAATTTGGGCACCGCTGGCACCGGGTACCAGCTACCGTTGGCTTCGATGTACGGTGGCACCGTTCCGACAACTACGGCTGGACGAGTTGAACCACGGCCCACGTCCGCGGACAATAATGGGCTTGATGAACTACCGACG GCCCCACCACCGGTCGTGGTGAATCGGTTCGGTGACGACGACGCCAATGGACGCCCATCTGTTGCGCCTGCTGTTCCCGTAGTGCCGACGACTACTACGACCACGGCAAGGCCCACTACGACGGTACGGCAGACACGTCCCGCCACACGTCAAACGACGACTAGAAATACTCAGCGCACAACAACGCGATTT
- the LOC121596701 gene encoding mucin-2-like isoform X2, with protein MRKIWLLASVVLAFLDFVKSQEVARTLYSTRYDNLDIDTILASNRLVTNYVDCLLSRKPCPPEGKDLKRILPEALRTKCARCSPIQKENALKIITRLYYDYPDQYRALRERWDPSGEYHRRFEEYLRGLQFNQIGGSNGGSGVGNTVVSGGNDRPVRNDLDRQPATQSSNVQAIVIDPTLAGQPIGNVNTLPPSPPTPPAAAVAPAVTERPRPPALVAQILFPTTTDTSNTTTTTTTTTTTTTTTTINTTDTTTTSTSTSNSGPVELTSIAASAPAPSNSVTSSSNLISPSGGTVLAASTSDPLALLPLSSDVGTEQDSTATAGPVVPIPQELPRPLAIATTVGQSLQPGATTPFTGTVRPDEVSAVPLWLGAQLAQQQILPARPAEESFADGGAGIQNLGTAGTGYQLPLASMYGGTVPTTTAGRVEPRPTSADNNGLDELPTAPPPVVVNRFGDDDANGRPSVAPAVPVVPTTTTTTARPTTTVRQTRPATRQTTTRNTQRTTTRFAANQPLPPSPIVGLWNQLGTKIADTADAIAGMLKKTVDVLVTSHIQSHQRALRRIQ; from the exons ATGCGTAAAATTTGGCTCCTCGCCAGCGTCGTGCTGGCGTTTCTCGACTTTGTCAAATCACAGGAAGTGGCTCGGACACTCTACAGTACAAG ATACGACAACCTGGACATTGACACCATTTTGGCCAGCAATCGGCTGGTTACGAACTACGTCGACTGTTTGCTCAGCCGCAAACCGTGCCCGCCGGAAGGCAAGGATCTGAAAC GTATTCTGCCCGAGGCACTACGCACCAAGTGTGCCCGCTGCTCGCCGATCCAGAAGGAGAACGCACTGAAAATCATCACCCGCCTGTACTACGACTACCCGGACCAGTACCGTGCACTGCGGGAGCGCTGGGATCCTTCCGGAGAGTATCATCGTCGGTTCGAGGAGTACCTGCGCGGGCTGCAGTTCAATCAGATTGGCGGCAGCAACGGTGGTTCGGGCGTTGGTAATACGGTAGTGAGTGGTGGTAACGATAGGCCGGTAAGAAATGACCTCGATCGACAGCCCGCAACACAGAGCAGCAATGTGCAGGCGATAGTGATTGATCCGACGCTGGCCGGCCAGCCGATTGGCAATGTGAATACGCTACCTCCCTctccaccaacaccaccggcGGCGGCTGTTGCGCCAGCTGTGACCGAACGACCTAGGCCTCCGGCACTGGTAGCACAAATTTTATTCCCTACCACTACCGACACTAGCaacactaccactactactaccactactactactactactactactaccaccatcaACACCACCGACACAACTACCACCTCTACTAGTACCTCCAATTCTGGCCCAGTAGAACTCACCAGTATTGCGGCGAGTGCGCCCGCTCCCTCTAATAGCGTTACATCTTCTAGTAATCTAATTAGTCCTTCGGGTGGTACGGTCCTGGCGGCGAGTACTAGCGATCCTCTtgctcttcttcctctttcttcTGACGTCGGGACCGAGCAGGACTCGACGGCAACGGCCGGACCCGTAGTACCG ATTCCGCAAGAGCTTCCACGGCCGCTCGCCATCGCTACCACGGTCGGTCAATCGCTGCAGCCAGGCGCAACCACACCATTCACGGGCACGGTTCGGCCGGACGAAGTTTCAGCAGTACCATTATGGCTGGGAGCACAATTGGCACAGCAACAAATTCTCCCAGCTCGTCCGGCCGAGGAGTCGTTCGCTGATGGAGGAGCAGGGATTCAAAATTTGGGCACCGCTGGCACCGGGTACCAGCTACCGTTGGCTTCGATGTACGGTGGCACCGTTCCGACAACTACGGCTGGACGAGTTGAACCACGGCCCACGTCCGCGGACAATAATGGGCTTGATGAACTACCGACG GCCCCACCACCGGTCGTGGTGAATCGGTTCGGTGACGACGACGCCAATGGACGCCCATCTGTTGCGCCTGCTGTTCCCGTAGTGCCGACGACTACTACGACCACGGCAAGGCCCACTACGACGGTACGGCAGACACGTCCCGCCACACGTCAAACGACGACTAGAAATACTCAGCGCACAACAACGCGATTT